One Shewanella sp. MR-4 DNA window includes the following coding sequences:
- a CDS encoding spondin domain-containing protein, producing MAHKFLPAGALLAAALPLVGNAAELELSITNLTHGNHFTPVLIAAHNADTHLFESGEMATAALQKMAEGGAIDELVSQVEAANGVTVQNPAAGLMAAGASVSGVMMDSGSQTHLSLVAMILPTNDAFIGLDAWPIPTEAGTYTLYLNAYDAGTEANDEIINGMGAPGQPGIPAAPGGDGGSNGTGVADSSTNDKVHIHPGVLGDTDANGGSSDLDSRIHRWLNPVARVVVTVK from the coding sequence ATGGCCCACAAATTTTTGCCCGCAGGCGCCTTACTGGCCGCCGCTCTGCCGTTAGTCGGCAATGCTGCCGAGTTGGAGTTAAGCATTACCAACCTCACCCACGGTAATCATTTTACCCCTGTGCTGATTGCCGCCCACAATGCTGATACCCACCTGTTTGAAAGTGGTGAAATGGCTACTGCCGCGCTGCAGAAAATGGCCGAAGGTGGCGCTATCGATGAGCTAGTTAGCCAAGTCGAGGCGGCCAATGGAGTGACAGTACAAAACCCCGCAGCTGGACTGATGGCGGCGGGCGCCAGCGTGTCCGGCGTGATGATGGACTCAGGTAGCCAGACTCATTTGAGCCTAGTGGCCATGATACTGCCGACTAACGATGCCTTTATTGGCCTAGATGCTTGGCCTATTCCCACAGAAGCGGGCACTTACACTTTGTATTTGAATGCCTACGATGCCGGTACAGAGGCCAACGATGAAATCATCAACGGCATGGGAGCGCCAGGGCAGCCAGGAATTCCAGCCGCACCCGGCGGAGATGGTGGCAGCAACGGTACAGGCGTGGCCGACAGCTCAACCAATGACAAGGTACATATTCACCCTGGTGTGCTGGGTGATACCGACGCCAATGGCGGTAGCTCCGATCTCGACAGCCGCATCCACCGCTGGCTCAATCCTGTGGCCCGTGTGGTTGTCACAGTGAAATAA
- a CDS encoding sensor histidine kinase, producing MKTLFSRLLLASTVLVLGLMLALGVFLEQSHRLGRDKVQQSLHLELAVHMAHINPMLSRGVTSDSALKEAFHDFMLLGPSFEIYTLSPTGQVLAFDAVPDKLVVDRVDLAPIQRFLRSEPLPITGTDPRSGELQKIFSVSELKDPSGALTGYLYVIIGGEIYDSWHQLLASNIQSRGLGAGMLLAIGFVIALFLLLAQVLSTPLKRLSRDLESLRLSDADNSTLPGHYGGGAEIESLVTSINLLLTTLAQQHQKLVKQQLARQQFLLHLSHDLKTPLTSLLGYLETYLITTEHQRDTAWLEAGMRSGEKLKGQLGELLELAALENGQIKVCSSLTSLKSVFDELELCFAPKAQQKQIALCIDDPGQRLLHTDPKLLGRVLANLVDNALRHTPRGGSIYVTVMDDAPSAIGIRDTGPGMGEELKTAWLQPFRDDLPQLGVGLSIVRQLSGLLGMKLVPISRQGHGCEFRIELPICYRIPNA from the coding sequence ATGAAAACGCTGTTCTCGAGGTTGCTGTTGGCATCGACTGTACTGGTGCTAGGGCTAATGTTGGCACTGGGGGTGTTTTTAGAGCAAAGCCACCGACTCGGACGAGATAAGGTGCAACAGTCGCTGCATCTTGAGCTAGCGGTCCATATGGCTCATATCAACCCCATGTTGTCGCGTGGAGTCACCTCGGACAGCGCATTGAAGGAAGCTTTTCACGACTTTATGCTGTTGGGGCCAAGCTTTGAGATATACACCCTCAGCCCTACAGGTCAGGTGCTTGCCTTCGATGCCGTTCCCGACAAGCTGGTCGTCGATAGGGTAGATTTAGCGCCTATTCAACGTTTCTTACGTTCAGAGCCGCTTCCCATCACCGGCACAGATCCCCGCTCTGGTGAACTGCAAAAGATTTTCTCCGTTAGTGAGCTGAAGGATCCCAGCGGCGCATTGACTGGCTACTTGTATGTCATCATCGGCGGCGAGATTTACGACAGCTGGCACCAGTTGCTAGCCAGCAATATACAAAGCCGTGGCCTAGGGGCGGGTATGCTGCTGGCTATCGGCTTTGTGATTGCTCTATTTTTACTGCTGGCACAAGTGCTTAGTACGCCGCTTAAACGCTTAAGTCGCGATCTGGAGTCCTTACGGCTATCCGATGCCGATAACAGCACGCTACCGGGACATTACGGTGGTGGCGCCGAGATAGAAAGCCTTGTCACCAGCATCAACCTGTTACTGACAACCCTGGCGCAGCAGCATCAAAAACTGGTGAAACAACAGCTCGCGAGGCAGCAGTTTTTACTGCACCTGTCACACGATCTCAAAACTCCGCTCACTTCGTTGCTAGGCTACCTTGAAACCTATCTCATCACCACCGAGCACCAACGTGATACTGCCTGGCTAGAGGCCGGTATGCGTTCGGGCGAAAAGCTTAAGGGGCAGCTTGGTGAGCTTCTAGAGCTGGCCGCACTGGAGAATGGCCAGATTAAGGTGTGTTCAAGCTTAACGTCGCTTAAGTCGGTATTCGATGAGCTTGAACTCTGTTTTGCCCCTAAGGCGCAGCAGAAGCAGATTGCACTCTGTATTGACGATCCTGGGCAGCGCTTGCTGCATACCGATCCCAAACTCTTAGGCCGGGTGCTGGCCAATCTGGTGGATAATGCCCTGCGCCATACACCCAGAGGTGGGTCTATTTATGTGACTGTAATGGATGATGCTCCGTCGGCCATAGGGATACGTGACACGGGCCCAGGAATGGGGGAGGAGCTAAAGACCGCATGGCTGCAGCCCTTTCGTGACGACCTGCCGCAGTTGGGTGTGGGGTTGTCGATAGTGCGGCAATTAAGCGGGCTACTTGGGATGAAACTGGTGCCGATAAGTCGCCAAGGCCATGGCTGCGAGTTTAGAATTGAACTGCCCATCTGTTATCGCATCCCTAATGCCTAG
- a CDS encoding response regulator transcription factor → MSQIKVAIADDHPLFRTALTQAVLKNVNTADVLEAENFQELITLVENNPDIELIFLDLHMPGNEGFTGLTLLQNHFPDIAVIMVSSDDQPEIIRKAINFGASAFIPKSASLTQISTAIATVLEGEVWLPEHTDINVDQQTAAEHQRLAKQLAQLTPQQYTVLASIANGRLNKQIAYDLDIKETTVKKHVSAILVKLEVYNRTQAGLVFQQLMITSNDKPPINA, encoded by the coding sequence ATGTCTCAGATAAAAGTGGCAATTGCTGATGATCATCCATTATTTCGTACAGCCTTAACGCAAGCTGTTCTCAAGAATGTGAATACGGCGGATGTATTAGAAGCAGAAAACTTTCAAGAATTAATTACGCTCGTTGAGAATAATCCTGATATTGAACTGATCTTTCTCGATTTACATATGCCCGGCAATGAGGGCTTTACTGGCTTAACTCTACTACAGAATCATTTTCCCGATATCGCGGTGATCATGGTGTCCTCCGATGACCAGCCCGAAATTATTCGTAAAGCCATTAACTTTGGCGCCAGTGCTTTTATCCCCAAATCTGCCAGCTTAACCCAGATCTCCACCGCCATTGCCACTGTGCTCGAAGGGGAAGTCTGGCTACCGGAACACACAGATATCAACGTCGATCAGCAAACCGCTGCCGAGCATCAACGTTTAGCGAAGCAACTGGCGCAATTAACCCCACAGCAGTACACAGTACTGGCCAGCATTGCCAATGGACGCTTAAACAAGCAGATCGCCTATGATCTTGATATTAAAGAGACCACGGTTAAGAAACACGTATCGGCGATACTGGTTAAACTCGAAGTCTACAACCGCACTCAGGCAGGCTTAGTCTTCCAACAGTTGATGATAACCAGCAACGATAAACCGCCGATCAACGCCTAA
- a CDS encoding response regulator transcription factor — MMPNQPTHNSTFSPFKMEGAVQILLVEDEQDLAQMIMVNLTALNFRVFHAASLHQANALLQAKRIDLVLLDRMLPDGDGLLLCQQLRNDGQQMPVMLLTARDGEADTVLGLESGADDYMTKPFSVLELRARTKALLRRHLSATPTRQLIEFEGLRIDLDSREVIAFDNPLPLTAKEFDLLTFLARHPQQVFSRTQLLDAVWGYRFDGFEHTVNSHINRLRGKLAHIPGSRELVQTVWGVGYKFALPSMQAALH; from the coding sequence ATGATGCCAAACCAGCCAACCCACAATTCCACGTTTTCCCCTTTCAAAATGGAAGGTGCGGTGCAGATCCTATTGGTCGAAGACGAGCAGGATCTGGCTCAGATGATTATGGTGAATCTCACAGCCCTCAATTTTCGGGTCTTTCACGCCGCCTCTCTGCATCAGGCCAACGCTTTGCTGCAGGCCAAACGCATCGATTTGGTGCTGCTCGACCGTATGCTGCCTGATGGCGACGGTTTGTTGTTGTGCCAGCAACTAAGGAACGACGGACAACAAATGCCAGTGATGTTGCTCACCGCCCGCGACGGCGAGGCTGATACAGTGCTAGGGCTTGAAAGCGGCGCCGACGACTATATGACCAAACCCTTCAGCGTGCTTGAACTCAGGGCCAGAACCAAAGCACTGCTTCGCCGTCACCTCTCCGCCACCCCAACAAGGCAGTTGATTGAATTTGAGGGGCTTCGCATCGATTTGGATTCCCGTGAAGTCATCGCCTTTGATAATCCCTTACCGCTAACCGCCAAAGAGTTTGATTTACTGACCTTTCTTGCCCGTCATCCCCAACAGGTTTTCAGCCGTACCCAACTGCTCGATGCGGTGTGGGGGTATCGCTTCGATGGTTTTGAACATACAGTAAACAGTCATATCAATCGCTTACGCGGCAAACTTGCCCATATTCCTGGCTCCCGCGAGCTGGTGCAGACCGTATGGGGGGTGGGCTATAAATTTGCCTTACCCAGCATGCAGGCAGCGTTGCACTGA
- a CDS encoding alpha/beta hydrolase family esterase: MRKLTLIATCLSALLFTPAYAQSEYQAFSEFGANPGELTASYLSPEGPGQDALVVLLHGCVQDGVELANNSGLTALAQEKKFSLLVPQQSFENNVKRCYNWFSAQDTQVDSGEMLSLKNMIAKAQSQSGAKRVYVIGLSAGGAMASAALVNYPDLFTAGAVIAGLPYPCADNLTKAISCMKKGPAESVEELVSFAKQVHPNQQHWPALTVWTGQNDVVVNPENAKQLSAQWVALTQANKTPRVEQYADYSVSTWSDTSGNNLISLVEINNMGHGIAVNPDIKNGGKTGDFLLKAPISSMPEIINLWGI; the protein is encoded by the coding sequence ATGCGCAAATTGACACTCATCGCCACTTGCCTCAGCGCACTGTTATTCACCCCCGCCTATGCCCAGAGTGAGTATCAGGCATTTAGCGAATTTGGCGCCAATCCCGGTGAGTTAACCGCCTCCTATTTATCGCCCGAAGGCCCAGGCCAAGATGCGCTCGTAGTGCTGCTGCACGGCTGTGTGCAGGATGGGGTCGAACTGGCCAACAATAGCGGTTTAACCGCCCTCGCCCAAGAGAAAAAGTTTAGCTTACTGGTGCCACAACAGAGTTTTGAGAACAATGTAAAGCGTTGTTATAACTGGTTTTCAGCGCAGGATACTCAGGTGGATAGCGGCGAGATGCTATCGCTGAAAAACATGATAGCCAAAGCCCAATCCCAATCCGGCGCAAAACGCGTCTATGTGATTGGCCTGTCCGCCGGTGGCGCCATGGCCAGCGCCGCACTGGTCAATTATCCCGATTTATTCACCGCAGGCGCGGTGATCGCAGGCCTGCCTTACCCCTGCGCCGATAACCTGACCAAAGCCATTTCCTGCATGAAAAAGGGCCCCGCAGAGTCTGTTGAAGAATTAGTGAGTTTTGCCAAACAGGTGCATCCGAACCAACAACACTGGCCCGCCTTAACCGTGTGGACCGGGCAAAATGATGTGGTGGTGAATCCTGAAAATGCCAAACAACTCTCGGCCCAGTGGGTCGCACTGACCCAAGCGAATAAAACACCAAGAGTCGAGCAATATGCCGACTATAGTGTTAGCACTTGGTCCGATACGAGTGGTAATAACCTTATTTCGTTAGTCGAAATAAATAATATGGGCCATGGCATTGCCGTTAATCCAGATATTAAAAACGGCGGGAAAACGGGAGACTTTTTACTAAAAGCGCCTATCAGCAGCATGCCAGAAATAATCAATCTTTGGGGGATATAG
- a CDS encoding TonB-dependent receptor encodes MKQNTIKMSCIALAISSALAAQYAVAEDENSTGEKQATLERIEVTARKSIESLQNVPVAVTSVSADDLAENGISVMTEIQQFSPNTTLQSSRGTNSTLTAFIRGVGQEDPLWGYEPGVGIYIDDVYIARPQGAVLDILDVQRIEVLRGPQGTLYGKNTIGGAVKYVTKKMSGDAELNLNATIGSYNQQDYKIAGQLPLIDNKLYIGGAFASLNRDGYGEFLTSAVPGQDTENYNKDVMAGRLSLEYTPTDNLFMRLNYDKTTDESNSKGGYRMLPSVLTDAPVPDSKYDSYTSMPTWNKVETEGWGLTIEYGLNDDWTLKSVTSSRESYSPTNIDFDNTSLRIFDVPAIYDDEQFSQEFQANYDGDDLKLVSGLYYFKGDSCGVFDAILYEYYKAYGGLTREVRGCNNSESYAAYAQGTYDITDKLSMTAGLRYTRETKDATVYNGVMFTTLYPETGWIPGYVRDEDAINASIPKVLDDEETWSKLNPRLGLEYQLSDDMMLFTSYSQGFKSGTFNPRASFAEPAVDPEVVDSYELGMKSEWFDRLRVNATAFYLDHKDRQFVTVLPGENASDLNQRLGNIGKSTATGLELEVEYAATESLNLFATLGLIDASFEEVISYDDDGNRIDISDTYTITNTPDTTANVGFSYNIDTDIGSFVANGNYYYRSDYDLAVVDNLLSQDGYGLLNLGLNWYSNDGHWHAGLHWKNVTNEEYLVGNYAFVTPDGNGGYTPGLGGDNTLIGYYGDPETISLTVGYNF; translated from the coding sequence ATGAAACAGAATACTATCAAAATGAGTTGCATTGCTTTAGCTATCTCATCTGCATTGGCAGCACAATATGCTGTTGCCGAGGATGAAAATAGCACCGGGGAGAAGCAAGCCACCTTAGAACGCATTGAAGTCACCGCTCGTAAGTCCATTGAGAGCCTGCAAAACGTACCAGTTGCAGTGACCTCGGTCAGTGCTGACGATTTGGCGGAAAATGGCATCAGCGTGATGACTGAAATCCAGCAATTTTCACCCAACACCACGCTGCAATCCAGTCGCGGCACTAACTCTACCCTCACGGCCTTTATTCGCGGTGTCGGCCAGGAAGATCCGCTCTGGGGCTATGAGCCTGGCGTCGGTATCTATATCGACGATGTGTATATCGCCCGCCCACAGGGCGCGGTGCTCGATATCCTCGATGTACAACGTATCGAAGTACTACGCGGCCCTCAGGGCACCCTCTATGGTAAAAATACCATCGGCGGCGCGGTCAAATACGTGACCAAGAAGATGAGCGGGGACGCTGAGTTAAACCTCAATGCCACCATCGGCAGCTACAACCAGCAAGACTACAAGATAGCAGGTCAATTACCTTTAATTGATAACAAACTGTATATTGGTGGCGCCTTCGCAAGCTTAAACCGCGATGGTTATGGTGAATTTCTAACCTCAGCAGTACCTGGTCAAGATACTGAAAACTATAACAAAGATGTTATGGCAGGTCGTCTGAGCTTAGAATATACGCCAACCGACAACCTGTTTATGCGCCTCAACTACGACAAAACCACAGATGAGTCGAATTCCAAGGGCGGCTACCGTATGCTTCCCAGTGTCCTGACCGATGCCCCTGTGCCAGACAGCAAATACGACTCTTACACCAGTATGCCAACCTGGAACAAAGTAGAAACCGAAGGTTGGGGGCTGACGATTGAATACGGCTTGAACGATGACTGGACGCTAAAATCCGTGACCTCATCCCGTGAGAGCTATTCGCCCACCAACATCGACTTTGACAACACGAGTCTACGCATTTTCGATGTGCCCGCAATCTACGATGACGAGCAATTCAGTCAGGAATTCCAAGCTAACTACGACGGCGATGATTTGAAACTCGTATCAGGCCTTTATTACTTTAAAGGCGATTCCTGCGGGGTGTTCGATGCCATCCTATATGAATATTATAAAGCTTACGGTGGTCTCACTCGTGAAGTTCGTGGTTGCAACAACAGTGAAAGCTATGCCGCCTACGCTCAAGGCACTTACGACATCACAGATAAATTGTCGATGACCGCCGGTCTGCGTTATACCCGCGAAACCAAGGATGCAACTGTCTATAACGGCGTCATGTTTACTACGCTTTACCCCGAAACGGGCTGGATCCCAGGATATGTTCGCGATGAAGATGCCATCAACGCCAGTATTCCTAAGGTGTTAGATGATGAAGAAACTTGGTCGAAACTCAATCCACGCTTAGGCTTAGAGTATCAACTCAGCGACGATATGATGCTGTTTACCAGTTACTCACAGGGCTTTAAATCTGGGACTTTCAATCCTCGTGCAAGCTTTGCTGAGCCAGCGGTCGATCCAGAAGTGGTTGATTCCTATGAACTGGGTATGAAGAGTGAATGGTTTGACAGGCTGCGTGTTAACGCAACCGCCTTCTACTTAGACCATAAAGACAGACAGTTCGTGACCGTATTACCCGGTGAAAACGCGTCCGATCTTAACCAACGTCTAGGCAACATTGGTAAATCGACGGCCACGGGTCTGGAACTCGAAGTGGAATACGCCGCGACTGAGTCATTGAATCTGTTCGCGACTCTGGGCTTAATCGATGCTAGCTTCGAGGAAGTGATCTCCTACGATGACGATGGAAACCGCATCGATATCAGCGACACTTATACTATCACCAACACCCCAGATACTACGGCAAACGTTGGATTTAGCTACAATATCGATACGGATATCGGCAGCTTTGTAGCCAACGGTAACTACTACTATCGCAGCGACTACGACTTAGCCGTAGTAGATAACCTCTTGAGCCAAGATGGTTATGGCCTGCTGAACCTCGGCTTAAACTGGTACAGCAACGACGGTCACTGGCACGCGGGTCTGCATTGGAAAAACGTCACTAACGAAGAATATCTGGTCGGTAACTATGCCTTCGTGACCCCAGATGGTAATGGCGGATATACTCCAGGTTTAGGCGGTGACAATACATTAATTGGTTATTATGGCGATCCAGAGACTATCTCTCTCACCGTTGGCTATAATTTCTAG
- a CDS encoding spondin domain-containing protein, translating into MNKLPVKISLLALALLGLGACSDSDNPPPEPPAPPPVVMKSFEVTVTNLTANQPMSPLALIGHDNGIKLWEIGESASVALEQLAEGGSSSEFETMSGVDAIVRGAGLLSPGMSETLTLTLEEDKVDALSLLTMLVNTNDAFSGINATDIESLENGASKTFRLMAYDAGTEANSEAKGSIPGPADGGEGFNAARDDVDRVHVHPGVISQDDGLTDSVLQASHKFDNPVLKVMVKRTE; encoded by the coding sequence ATGAATAAGCTTCCCGTAAAAATAAGCCTGCTAGCTCTCGCTCTGTTAGGGCTTGGTGCCTGCTCAGACAGTGACAACCCGCCACCTGAGCCACCCGCGCCGCCTCCAGTAGTGATGAAAAGCTTTGAAGTGACAGTCACTAATCTCACTGCCAATCAGCCTATGTCACCGCTGGCGCTCATCGGTCACGACAATGGCATTAAGCTTTGGGAAATCGGCGAAAGTGCCAGCGTAGCGCTGGAGCAGTTGGCCGAAGGTGGTAGCAGTTCCGAATTTGAAACCATGAGCGGTGTTGATGCCATAGTGCGCGGCGCAGGTTTGTTGTCACCAGGCATGAGTGAAACCCTCACCCTGACACTGGAAGAAGACAAGGTCGATGCCCTGTCGCTGCTGACCATGCTGGTCAATACCAACGATGCCTTCAGCGGTATCAACGCTACGGATATTGAATCCTTGGAAAATGGCGCTAGCAAAACCTTCAGGTTGATGGCATACGATGCGGGCACTGAGGCCAACTCTGAGGCCAAGGGTAGCATTCCCGGTCCAGCAGATGGGGGCGAAGGTTTTAATGCTGCGCGGGACGATGTGGATCGGGTCCATGTACATCCCGGAGTCATCAGTCAGGACGATGGTTTGACTGACTCGGTATTGCAGGCCTCACACAAGTTTGACAACCCTGTACTCAAGGTGATGGTAAAACGCACCGAATAA